The following nucleotide sequence is from Micromonospora sp. WMMD1120.
CCGGGTCCAGCTGACCGACCCCAAGGGGCGGATGCACACCGTGACGCTGGAGCCCGGCAAGGAGTTCCACACCCACCGCGGGATCCTGGCGCACGACGCGCTGATCGGGCTCCCCGACGGCAGCGTGGTGACCACCTCCGGCGGCGGCACGGCGTTCCTGGCCCTGCGCCCCCTGCTGTCGGACTACGTGCTGTCCATGCCGCGCGGCGCCCAGGTGATCTACCCGAAGGACTCGGCGCAGATCGTCGCGATGGGTGACATCTTCCCCGGCGCGAAGGTTCTCGAGGCCGGCGCCGGCTCCGGCGCGCTGAGCTGTTCCCTGCTGCGCGCCGTCGGCACCGAGGGCGAGCTGCACTCGTTCGAGTTGCGCGACGACTTCGCCCAGATCGCCAGGCGCAACGTCGAGGCGTTCTTCAACGGGCCGCACCCGGCCTGGAACCTGCACGTCGGCGACGTGGCGCAGTGCCAGGAGACCGGTTTCGACCGGATCATCCTGGACATGCTGACCCCCTGGGAGACCCTCGACATGGTCGAGCGGGCGCTGGTCCCCGGCGGCGTCTTCATCGGCTACGTCGCCACCACGCCGCAGCTGTCGGAGCTGGTCGAGGCGCTGCGCGAGCGTGGCGGCTGGACCGAGCCGCGCGCCTGGGAGTCCCTGGTGCGCGACTGGCACGCCGAGGGCCTCGCCGTCCGCCCGGACCACCGGATGATCGCGCACACCGCGTTCCTGGTGTCCGCGCGCAAGCTGGCCCCCGGGGTCACCGCACCGCCGCGCCGGCGCAAGCCCAGCAAGGGCACCGAGGCGTACGCGCAGCGCCGCCAGGTGCTCCGCGAGGCGGAGGCGGCCCGCCAGGCGGCGGCCGCGCAGGCGGCCGGCGCGCAGCCCGACGGCGCGGGGGAGATGGACCGGCCGTGACCACCGAGCTGGGCGCCGGCACCGCCGCGCAGGGGGAGGCGCTGGCATGAGCCGACCGGGCTACGGCGGCGGAGACCTACCGGCGGTCTTTCCCGACTGGTCGCCCTACCAGGACCTGGAATCCGCGGCGCGCGCCTACCTGCGCGACCCGGACGTCGCCCTGGAGGCGCTCGGGGGTGTGCTGCGCGGCGCGTCGGTGCTCGGCTTCACCCTGGAACGCTTCGTCAACGAGGTCAACGGGGTGTGGCAGGAGGTCGTCGTCTGCGACGGCAGCCGGCTGATCCTCTGGCACGGCGAGGACGTGCCGCCGGAGGAGGGGCCACCGGGCTCGATGACCTCGTCGCTGCGGGTGGTGCCGGTCTCCACCGTCACCGAGGTCGGCTGCCGCCGGCGGCTCAACCGCAGCGACAGCGGCGAGATCCGGGTCGACAGCATCGACGTCTATCTGCTGCTCACCTCGCTGGACGAGGCGCCGCCGAGCGAGGAGATGGCGGCCACGCCACGGCACGACGCGCTGCGTTTCGGCAAGACCCTCGACGACGGCGGGGCCGGGCAGATCGCCCGGCTGGAGGAGTTCGCGCGGTTGGTCGCCTCCGTGGTCGGCCGTCCGATGCTCTGAGGCGTACCACCCTTCGGGTCCGGCCGGGCCGCGTGCCCGGCCGGTGGGGTCAGGCGTCCTCGGCCTCCGGGCCGGCCACCTCGACACCGTCGCCGCGCACCACGTGGATGCACTCGCCCGGGCACTCCCTCGCGGAGTCGATCACCTCGAGTCGCAGGTGCGCGGGGACGTCGACCCGGCTGCCCGGCGCCATCAGCAGCTCACCGTCGCCGGTCTTGACGTAGGCCAGACCGTCGATGTCGAACTCGAACACCTCCGGCGCGTACTGCACACAGAGCCCGTCGCCCGTGCACAGGTCCTGATCCACCCAGACCTGCAACTGGTCGGTCGCGACCTCGGCCACCGGCGCACCCCCCATGTTCTCCCGTGCCACGCTCCGACGGTACCCGAACGCCGGTAACCGCCCGTCGGACCCCACTTGGCGATCAAGGTTCGGTGACGAGGGTGTTGCGTGGGACCGAATCGGCCTCATAGCGGCTAGTGTTAGGGCAGAACGTTCAAGCCCCCCGGGGAGGTGGGACGTGGCAGCACGCAGCGACGACGCGGACTCGCGCGCCGCACGGTGGGAGAAGGAAGCCCACGATCTCTCCACGCAGGTCGCGTTCCTGCAGGAGGAACTCGCCCTGGTGCGGCGTAAGTTGACCGAAAGCCCCCGACACGTCCGGCAGCTCGAAGAGCGGCTGGCGGCCACCCAGGCACAGTTGGCGCGGCTGACCGAGAACAACGACCGGCTGGTGAGCACCCTCAAGGAGGCGCGCACCCAGATCGTGACCCTCAAGGAGGAGATCGACCGCCTCGCGCAACCGCCGAGTGGTTACGGCGTCTTCCTGGCCAAGCACGACGACGGCACGGTGGACGTCTTCACCGGCGGCCGCAAGCTCAGGGTCGCCGTCTCGCCCTCGCTGGACGTGGGTGACCTGCGCCGCGGCCAGGAGGTCCTGCTCAACGACGCGCTCAACATCGTCGACGCGTTCGGCTACGAGCGGGTCGGCGAGGTGGTGATGCTCAAGGAGATCCTGGAGGGGCCGGGTGGCGCGCCGGGTGACCGGGCGCTCGTGGTCTCGCACTCGGACGAGGAGCGCATCGTGCACCTCGCCGAGACGCTCATCGGCTCGGCGATCCGGGCCGGCGACTCGCTCATGATCGAGCCCCGCTCGGCGTACGCGTACGAGCGGATCCCGAAGAGCGAGGTCGAGGAGCTGGTCCTGGAGGAGGTGCCCGACGTCGACTACGGCGACATCGGTGGCCTCCAGTCGCAGATCGAGCAGATCCGCGACGCGGTGGAGCTGCCGTTCCTGCACGCGGACCTGTTCCGCGAGCACCAGCTCCGTCCGCCCAAGGGCATCCTGCTCTACGGCCCGCCCGGCTGCGGCAAGACGCTGATCGCCAAGGCGGTGGCCAACTCGCTGGCGAAGAAGATCGCCGAGCGGCAGGGCAAGGAGAAGCACACCAGCTTCTTCCTCAACATCAAGGGCCCGGAGCTGCTCAACAAGTACGTCGGCGAGACCGAGCGGCACATCCGGCTGATCTTCCAGCGTGCCCGGGAGAAGGCCGGCGAGGGCACCCCGGTGATCGTGTTCTTCGACGAGATGGACTCGATCTTCCGGACCCGTGGCTCGGGTGTCTCCTCCGACGTGGAGAACACGATCGTCCCGCAGCTGCTCAGCGAGATCGACGGCGTGGAGGGCCTGGAGAACGTCATCGTCATCGGCGCCTCCAACCGGGAAGACATGATCGACCCGGCGATCCTGCGCCCCGGCCGGCTCGACGTGAAAATCAAGATCGAGCGGCCGGACGCCGAGGCGGCCAAGGACATCTTCTCCAAGTACATCCTCTCCGGGCTGCCCCTGCACCCGGACGATCTGGCCGAGCACGGCAGCGACCCCCAGGCGACCGTCGCGGCCATGATCGACGCCGTGGTGCTGCGGATGTACTCGGAGACCGAGGAGAACCGGTTCCTCGAGGTCACCTACGCCAACGGCGACAAGGAAGTCCTCTACTTCAAGGACTTCAACTCCGGCGCGATGATCCAGAACATCGTCGACCGCAGCAAGAAGATGGCCATCAAGGAGTTCCTCACCTCGGGGCGCAAGGGGCTGCGGCTGCAGCACCTGCTCGACGCCTGCGTCGACGAGTTCCGCGAGAACGAAGACCTCCCCAACACCACCAACCCCGACGACTGGGCCCGGATCTCCGGCAAGAAGGGCGAACGGATCGTCTACATCCGCACGCTCGTCTCCGGCGGCAAGGGCACCGAGGCCGGCCGGTCCATCGAGACCGCCAGCAACACCGGCCAGTACCTCTGACCGTCCAGCGGCGGCACCGGACCACGTCCGGTGCCGCCGCTGTCTGTGCCTGACACCACCGCGGCAGCGGCACCCCCGCCCACCCTCGTTCCGGCTACACTGCGGCGACCCTGCCGACCTACCGAACGAGGACGACCGTGCGTGCCGAGATCACCGCGCAACTACCAGCAGTGTCAGGCCGCACGGAAGACCCGGAACCGGTAACCGCCACGACGCCCGCCCGACGCCCCGGCCCCGGCCTGATCCTCGGTGCCCTGCTCGCCAGTTGGCTCGTTCCCGTCGCCGCGACCGCCGTGCACGCCGCCTGGCTGCTGCCACCGATCGTCCTGCTCGCCACGGCCAGCCTGCTGCGCTCCGGCCGCGCCCTGCTCGACCGGATCATGCTCGCCCTGGCGTTGCTCGCCGGCCTCACCTGCGCCGTCGGGCTCCTCTTCACCGTCTGGCCCTGGGGTCTGCACCCGGTGCCGGTCAGCGGCCTGGCGTTCACCGTGCTCACCGGGGCCGCCGTGCTGTCCCACCGCGCCCCCCGGCTGCCCCGCCCCGGCTGGTCCGACCTGGCCTCGCTCGCCGTCCCGGCCCTCGCCGCCGGCTACCTCGCCATCCCGTACCTGCGGGCCGACACCTTCGGTCAGCGACTCAACCTCGCCATGGTCGGCGAGGACAACGGCCGTCACCCCGTGCTGGTCGACGTCATCGGCCGAGTCGGCGGATACCTCTTCCTCGACCCCGACGCCGCCCGCGAGCAGATCTTCTCCCAACTCGTGCACTACCCGCAGGGGTGGCACCTCACCACCGCCCTGCTCGACGGTTTCCTGCGCAGCGCGGGCGCCCCGCCCACCGGGGCGCAGCTCATGGACCACTACGTGCTCTGGTGCCTGGCCACCTTCGGGCTGCTGGTGCTCGCGCTGGTCTGGGCCGCCCAGCACGTCGCCGGCCCGCTGCACCCACTGCGCCGCGTGGTCCTCATCATCGGCGTGACCGCGCTCGTCCTCGGCACCGAACTGCCCCGGCTGCTGGTCGCCGGCTACCCCAGTGAGGCGTTCGGTCTCAGCCTCGCCGTGGTCCTCGTCGCCCTCGTGGCCCGCCCGCTGCACCGGTTGCGCGAACAACTCGTCCTCGTCGGGGCGCTGCTGATCGGCATCGGCTTCAGCTA
It contains:
- a CDS encoding tRNA (adenine-N1)-methyltransferase — protein: MTPVHRGPFRPGDRVQLTDPKGRMHTVTLEPGKEFHTHRGILAHDALIGLPDGSVVTTSGGGTAFLALRPLLSDYVLSMPRGAQVIYPKDSAQIVAMGDIFPGAKVLEAGAGSGALSCSLLRAVGTEGELHSFELRDDFAQIARRNVEAFFNGPHPAWNLHVGDVAQCQETGFDRIILDMLTPWETLDMVERALVPGGVFIGYVATTPQLSELVEALRERGGWTEPRAWESLVRDWHAEGLAVRPDHRMIAHTAFLVSARKLAPGVTAPPRRRKPSKGTEAYAQRRQVLREAEAARQAAAAQAAGAQPDGAGEMDRP
- a CDS encoding ferredoxin, with product MAEVATDQLQVWVDQDLCTGDGLCVQYAPEVFEFDIDGLAYVKTGDGELLMAPGSRVDVPAHLRLEVIDSARECPGECIHVVRGDGVEVAGPEAEDA
- the arc gene encoding proteasome ATPase — protein: MAARSDDADSRAARWEKEAHDLSTQVAFLQEELALVRRKLTESPRHVRQLEERLAATQAQLARLTENNDRLVSTLKEARTQIVTLKEEIDRLAQPPSGYGVFLAKHDDGTVDVFTGGRKLRVAVSPSLDVGDLRRGQEVLLNDALNIVDAFGYERVGEVVMLKEILEGPGGAPGDRALVVSHSDEERIVHLAETLIGSAIRAGDSLMIEPRSAYAYERIPKSEVEELVLEEVPDVDYGDIGGLQSQIEQIRDAVELPFLHADLFREHQLRPPKGILLYGPPGCGKTLIAKAVANSLAKKIAERQGKEKHTSFFLNIKGPELLNKYVGETERHIRLIFQRAREKAGEGTPVIVFFDEMDSIFRTRGSGVSSDVENTIVPQLLSEIDGVEGLENVIVIGASNREDMIDPAILRPGRLDVKIKIERPDAEAAKDIFSKYILSGLPLHPDDLAEHGSDPQATVAAMIDAVVLRMYSETEENRFLEVTYANGDKEVLYFKDFNSGAMIQNIVDRSKKMAIKEFLTSGRKGLRLQHLLDACVDEFRENEDLPNTTNPDDWARISGKKGERIVYIRTLVSGGKGTEAGRSIETASNTGQYL